One Seriola aureovittata isolate HTS-2021-v1 ecotype China chromosome 3, ASM2101889v1, whole genome shotgun sequence genomic window, GTAGTACAGATGACAGTCCCTCATCATCAGGTGCAATTAGGCAACAATATGACAGTAACAGCAGTGACTGAAAATTCCAGTAATTATAAGGACAGTCAAATTTAGTTGACGATTTGTCACTAGTTGGTGTGTAATCCCTCGTGTTGAAATTTCATTGGCCAGATTGACATGTGTCATAAATATTAAACACGTTTGAAAACACCTCCGAAAAGGTTGTAAACTAAAGCAGCGGGATCTTCTGCACAAACCGCAGCCTCCAAAATCATCATACAGCTGAATCAACTTGGATTTATTataggactgttgtattagactgatTTAGTTCTAGCTAAGTGCAGTTAATAAACTGGCAACAGAGTGTATGTCTGTCTCTTATGACTCCTTAATAGTAGCAGATGTGTACCATGTGTTGTACCAGAGAACTATGGTACAGCTGCGACTGGAGACGTTTATGGAGCGGCGTCCGCAAGGGTGTGGCAAAGAGGTCCTGGCTGACGTCTGCAAGAGCCGTCCTTCCAGGAGAGTCTGACAGATGTAAACCCCTCGGAGTGAGTAGCACTAATGAGGGAGGgcagaaaagagacagagacagttaGAAAAATGAAAGGTAGGATGGAACGTAAGGACACAGTTATTGAAGTGgcagctttaaattaaatttcaaaatgttaAGTCCTCAACAAGTGGGGGACAAATTACTACtttgtggtgtatgtgtgtgtattacacaTGCCTTTGCGGTGAACAGAGAGGGCGGCCTTGAGTCGgctccaggtgtgtgtgcttggtGTGAAGTCAGCCAACAGAGACGAGAGGTTGAGCGGACCCGCTCTCACCGGGGTGGAGAAATTCATGGTTGTTCCAACCTCCTACACACACGACGGAGTGAGAGTCAGTGATGCCACAGCTCCACCTGTGGCCATTTTAAATCCATCCTAACAATTAAGCCTTAATTACAGTAGGGTGGGATTAGTAGTGGGAATGAAAACAATACGCACtttaaacaaaaatcattttgtgtgcagtgtgtaaGTTGGTCCAAAAACATTTAGTCATACCTTTCCATGCAGATGATTTGGggttttaaatttttgtttgtgGAGTTGAGAGCAattaaaaaattactttaaaaaaaatgcaactcaGCAGAAGGGAGGAAAATGCATCTCAACAAACTGTCCCAGTAATGATGTAATGAACAGTTTTCAGTCACAAAATCATTTCTACTAaggataaaaatttaaaaaaaaaaaacgaagtaAAGGGTAAGATTGATTTAATTAACTAAATCTCTGTAACCAGGACATCTGGAAGAACATTTTGAACGCTTTTGAGTGTTATACAATCAAAATCCCATTCACTACGTCTATGAGGGCAGCAGCTTGAATATTAGACGTGACTATCTCAAACATTTAGcagatgaaactgaaactatTTACAAGGGGGTTGATAGCATTTAAGATAAATGGGAAacttgtcttctttttttgtcatttgggtGAACAAAACCTTCCCTAGAACCTGACTTGAATATGGCACCATGTAGCATCATCACTCATAAACCCTCTCTATgtgtataaataaacttcacTTAGTGGATAGACATCAAGataatgataaatatttgaCAAATCAGATGATGTTTGATGTAGGCTTTTCATgtgtcataaaaaatgaaaagaaccCCACAAGAACAAACATTCCCAATTAGTGATACATTTTTGTTAAACATAAATATTGCTGAATATCCTCTCAGAAATAGCTAAAAATATTACTGCTTGAAAATATTCTAGAAATATATTCTTAGTAAAAACCTGATGAATTTGATTGCAGGTATTGAAAGACTCAAGTGTCacaccaggaaaaaaaatgtggttaattttctttaatcaaATTGAAAAGGTCCGTTGATACGTCTGACAGCCAAAAACTGCCTCAACGCATAGCTTATTTTGTCTGACAATGGCTAACCAATAATatcaaaactgtcaaaaaatatttcagcagtattgtgttgtgtttttgtgcatgttgtcTCACCCttggctgtttgtgttgcaTGGAGATCAGCTCATTGATGCTGCAGTCCACAGACTTGGCGCCGCCTGCCCAACTGCTTGTGCTGGCGCTGCCTTTGTTTTTCCAGCGACTCACGCTCAGACCGCTCACACAGGCCTTCCTGGTCGTCCCAGGTCTGTCTGCAGatgtgctcctcctcttcttttcttttggagCCAGAgacttctttcttcttttggaCGGAATGTTACAGGAGCTCTTGACAACTTCTTCTTTGTCTGAGGCAATCCTGTATTCAGAACTAGTTGAGCTCCTCTTTTTTGTATTGACTTTAACAGAAGTGTCTTCATCACAGACATTAGTATCATTCTCAGACTGGTGGTCATCCTCTACCAGTTCATCACTGGCTGAGTCTGACACAACTGTGAAAGATTCAAGctttttgtctttcagctgCAGAATTTCTTTCAACTGTGATAAAGTTACTCTCTTTAGCTCAACAGAGAGCTTGTCAGATAGACATTTCTCCTTCAGCATCGTCTTGAGCACCgctgtcttttcttctgtttctggaTCACTGGACTGTGTCCGGGCTGCTGGACTGCTGCTGTTTACTGACCGTCTAACAGACAGCATCATTCCCTCAGTGGTTTCTCCTCCGATGTCGTGTGTGTGGTCCTTTTTAGACTTGTCTGCATCTGGATTAACAGACCTAACGATATAGGTCATACGtgcatttttctgctttgtgaACCCTTTGAGTTGTTTAACAGTCGATTGTGATAATTGTTTTAGGTGAATGGCGCATTTCTTAGCAAgacatttgtcttttattccTTCAACCTCCTCTTCAGTAAACAGTGTTTGTACAGGGCTGGTGGCTGGCAATTGTGTGCCCATGACAAACTGAACACTGCTCTCTGTGTGGTGGGTAGATTCATCATAAAGTACTGATGCTGGTGAGTTCTCAGCTGACTGCTTATAGTCAATTGATGGTAAACAGTCAGTCACTGAAGCTTCCTGTTTAGGAGACTCAAAACTACTTACTGGTTGTAAATAATCTCTGATTGTATTGTTTGTCACAGATAAATGAAGATTAAGTGATACTTCTGAAGACTGCAAAAGGTCAGCAGTTTGATGACTCTCCACAGACagtgaatatttatttgtttgctggCTGTGAACTGAGCCTGACAGCCCCAAACAGGATGAGTAGGTTGTTTGACTGCAAAGCTGAGTCACAGTGACGCTGTCTAATCTCTCCAACTGCACTGAGCAGAGCTCGGTCAAACATTTCTCCTTCAGAGCCTCTATCTGCCACTCTAACCCTCCTGCTGCTGATACAAAATCACTGCTGCTTTCACCGTCTGTAGAGAGCAGATTTAGACTTGGAAATTTCCCACCGTACATTGTCTTTGAGCTTTGACTGTGGCTTTTGGCTTCCTCACTACAGCTGCTTCCCTTGTTAGAGCTCTCAGGCCCCATTAATAAATCACCGGAGGGTTCTTCATGGTGATGCAAGTCTGGTTCTTGCTCACCAAGGCTTGACTGCAACTTCTCAACAGAGTGGAGTCCAGTGGGGCCTATACAGCTCACTGACATGGACGGAGAAGTAGAGGACTTATCATTGATGGGAAAGAGTTTAAGGTGTGGACGTTGGCTGAGGGAGCCCTCTGAGGGTGTAGAGCAAAAGATGGGTTTCCGGGGGCAGGGTCCGAGGCTGTGATCTGCCGACTCATTGATGGATATCTCTCGAAGGGGGTTGGTTGCGAAGCTGGAAGTCCCCGCAGCATTCATTGAGTTCTCCGCACTCGACAGCAAAACCGCTGGAGggaacctcctcctcctcctggaagGCCGAAGGATACCACTGGAACACAACCCTCCAGACGTAAAGTCATCTGATGAGTTGAGTATACTGACTATTGCTTTAGGGAGTTTGGGTTTGGCGGAAGTCCCACGTCTGCGGCGGGTTACAAAGCGTCCCACAGAGCGAGGATGAACactgaggaaggaaaaaaaaaaaaaaaaatacagaagaggaagagagctAATGGTTACAGAAATTAACCTCCAAACTTCAGTGGGGATAAAGTGAAATTTCCTACCCTGTAACTAATTTCTGTAATAATTGTAAgtatttttctgaattttttctGATTCTTAACAGTATCGCTTCTGAAAACCCTTTATGTGATATTTGCAGGTCAGCTCCATTACACTGTAACCATAACAGAATGCATGCTAGACATGAGCTgccaaaaacaatatgacatTAAATATAATCTTCAAATGAGGATCCTCACACCcttggaagaaaaaaacagctttacatTATAACAAATTCAAATTACTCAGCCCAGTTATATTCTTTATGTGCATTAGGAAGCCCTACTATCAATAAACCCCTGCAACAAAATGGACAAAAGACATtgtcttcaaaaataaatatggtAAATCGTcgtcttattattattattactattactttAGTTTTTTACAGCGTCACATCCATATTGCAATGGATTGTGGGTACTTTCCCGAGCAAAGTCCAGTAAAACCTGCAACCCAGGTGGACTCTCTGGAAGTCCACAGGAAGTCCACTTGAGCTCCCTTGTGGACAGCCCTCAGCACTCATGGACTTCCTAGGAAGGCGCCCGTTAGGTCTGTAAGTGTGGTGAAGTCCGGACATTTGGATTCAGCCTTCTGCTATCTAACAGGAGCACTAAAAACCTGACTGGCTGGGTACTTACTTAGAGTCTCTCTTCATCTGAAATGAATTTTTGGGACATTTTAGTGCAGACATCGAGTCTTCCTCACTCTCGCTGGTCATTAGAACCTGTCGGCCTTTCCGCCTCATCATGACTTCTGGAACAGACACGAGTTGGCTTTTCCTGTTGGCATGCAGAGACAAAAATCATTTCAgaaatacatacaataaaatacaaacattaaaattacTCCTGCAAGTGAGTGATTCCAGGCAAGCACGTAGTTGTAAGTTCAAAAGCCCAATTATGAGAATCTGGCCACATAACATGCACAATCCACAACAACTGAAGATAAACATCAATGGCTGGGGCAATAAttcaacatcatcatttatcagTTTTCAGTAGAATTGCATAATGATATAGGAGAAACACATTATATTGCTACTTTGCAAAATTTGGTTGTctacattaatatttaaaaaaaaaaaagcgataCATATGATGCTTTTGTATTACAtcagacaatttaaaatgtttagaTTTGTAGATTGCTGGTCAGACACAATAAACTTGATTTGAACTGCTGATGGgtatttgtcattattttcaacatttgatATCAATTTAAAATAGCAGCTGTTGAAGGAAACTGTGATGCTCATGTAATCCATATAGTTAGATAGAAATTGTACATCTAATCATAAGTGCGCACTGAGTGGTGGAAAAGAGAAAGATCACCTTGACCCGCAGAGTAGAGACAGGTACACTATTGTGCCAGCATATAGGTTTTTTCAGAGTTGCTACTATAGTGGTGACTCAACAATATTTTGGAGTTAGACCAGAGAATCTGGTGTAACTGTGACTCAGCAATGTTTCAGGATTAGACCAATCAGAAATTCCTGTGTAACTGTGACTCAGCAATGTTTTAGGCTCAGACAA contains:
- the haspin gene encoding uncharacterized protein haspin is translated as MKPVKPLILKTYGRQRRHLTAWISPDDRKQAFDSTLSTDGDISVFEPAKPARKRNTRTSAGGRRAARPVKKNTIQCLTEKSWDEENISNEENVIIYSHPHPQPAQQSKKTRGRNSGVVTGRVSRPAKRKAVLCLTEISSDEENISRPSPPCPQLAQQSKTTRKSQLVSVPEVMMRRKGRQVLMTSESEEDSMSALKCPKNSFQMKRDSNVHPRSVGRFVTRRRRGTSAKPKLPKAIVSILNSSDDFTSGGLCSSGILRPSRRRRRFPPAVLLSSAENSMNAAGTSSFATNPLREISINESADHSLGPCPRKPIFCSTPSEGSLSQRPHLKLFPINDKSSTSPSMSVSCIGPTGLHSVEKLQSSLGEQEPDLHHHEEPSGDLLMGPESSNKGSSCSEEAKSHSQSSKTMYGGKFPSLNLLSTDGESSSDFVSAAGGLEWQIEALKEKCLTELCSVQLERLDSVTVTQLCSQTTYSSCLGLSGSVHSQQTNKYSLSVESHQTADLLQSSEVSLNLHLSVTNNTIRDYLQPVSSFESPKQEASVTDCLPSIDYKQSAENSPASVLYDESTHHTESSVQFVMGTQLPATSPVQTLFTEEEVEGIKDKCLAKKCAIHLKQLSQSTVKQLKGFTKQKNARMTYIVRSVNPDADKSKKDHTHDIGGETTEGMMLSVRRSVNSSSPAARTQSSDPETEEKTAVLKTMLKEKCLSDKLSVELKRVTLSQLKEILQLKDKKLESFTVVSDSASDELVEDDHQSENDTNVCDEDTSVKVNTKKRSSTSSEYRIASDKEEVVKSSCNIPSKRRKKSLAPKEKKRRSTSADRPGTTRKACVSGLSVSRWKNKGSASTSSWAGGAKSVDCSINELISMQHKQPREVGTTMNFSTPVRAGPLNLSSLLADFTPSTHTWSRLKAALSVHRKVLLTPRGLHLSDSPGRTALADVSQDLFATPLRTPLHKRLQSQLYHSSLVQHMPVCEDADLSDEEKVCAECFQQQPLPWEECILPHRMKQCVKIGEGTFGEVFSTTNASGDTVALKIIPVEGSEKVNGEDQKTFGEILHEIIISKELSSLKEKQHNQTRGFIGLNDLHCVQGCYPPDFLNAWDTFDQKKGSENDRPDFFEKDQLFIILEFEFGGIDLENSNGTLASIGVAKSILHQVTAALAVAEQELHFEHRDLHWGNVLVKTTRQKKGSFLLNGTAHSLETKGVLVRIIDYSLSRLEIDDLTVSCDISKDEELFLGQGDYQFDIYRLMRQENGNNWNDFHPHTNVLWLHYLCSKLLSMKYRGSGGRGAKDTREELTRFYDNILQYSSATEALHNYPMFQ